GCGACAGCAAGTAGAGAGGCAGTGCGAAATAGCACTGTCTCACAAACTACCGTTATTTTACTGATCCAAAAGCGTATTATTATCATGGAAGTTAAATCTGATAAGTGTTTTTAAGCGGTTGTAATGGTTAACTCATATTTTTATGATTAAAAAATTGACTTTTTAATTCAGGAATAAAGCCAGTTTCAGTTAGCAATTGCAGGGTTGATTTTAGCTTGTGAAACTAACCAATTGAAACAGAATGATTAATTTAATATTTAACGCGAGAGTCTTGGGTGTAAACTCTTTTGGGAGCATTGCGGAGGCTTTATTTATCCATGGCCTTATTCCACATTTGCTTATAGGTATTACGGGTTCTTGAGCTTAGAGGGCGCCATAAATATTGCTCAGAGAAAAATGTCTCATCTCCGACTCTGGCATCTTTAACTAATTGTGGGTCGAGTAACTTAGCCGTAGCACCATTTACAATAATAGAACCATACATTTCTAATATGCGTTTTTGCACTGGTTCGCTGATCATAAAGTCGATTAGTAAATAGGCCGCATCTAGCTTTTCACCTTTAACATGCCTTCCTATAGCTAAAGTATCTAGCCACACAGTTTGGCCTTCCTTAGGGGTTGCTAGTTTCCAGTTTTGTCCGCTTTTATTGGCAGCTGCTACCCCAAACCAATATGTGGTGGCCAATTCTAGATCTTTCATGCGCTCTACATCAGCCATACCGTTCCAAAATGAGTCTGCATTTTGGACTAGGCTCGTCAGTTTAGCTTGCACTTTAGGCTTATCAAACTCTATGGCATCTATGTCGTAGAAAGATTCTGGTGGGTAACCTAAAACCAGTAGCGTGGTATAGATGTTGGCTTCAAATTGATCGCCTGTGATAGCAAATTTAGCTTTATTTTCCGGTTGCCACAATTCTTCCCAGGATTTTGGCTCATCTCGCTTTGCTGCATTGTAAGCCAGGCCATATGAGCCTCCAAGTAAAGGAACTGAATATTTTTTGCCTTTAAATTCATCGTATTGACTGTTTCTTAATGAATTTAGTACTTTGGGGTAATGACTCAGGCGACTAAAATCTATGGGTTGTAATACCAGAAGTAACCTGTTTTTATTCATCTTGTAGTAATTGTGTGTTGGGGTAGTCACATCTGCGGCTCTGGCTCGCAGTTTGTTGAAGATAAGTTCAGGATCTGTGATATAGGGATCCATAATATTTAGTTCAACTTCCATCCCCTTAGATTTAGCATAGACCTCAAAATCTTCTTTAAATGGGCTGATATAGCCTTCCCATTCTAGTATGTTCAATGTCACGGCTAGGGTATTTGTCGACATCAATATACCGGTTAAAAACAGGTTGTTTACTCTTAAGTATTTACCTATTTTCACTATGTGTATCCTTATTTAGTCACGAGCTTTGATTTATCGAATCAGTAAAGCGGTGAGTTCATCTAACCATGCATCTCATGTGTTATAAGGATTGTTCATAACAAGGAGTTTAGCCAGTTTGGCATAGCGTTTTTATTTAATACTTTGTGTTAATAATCTCATAAACCAACCACGGCAAACTAAAATAAACCCGCTTCAGTTGGTTGATTGCCGATACAAGTAACAGGTTTTTATCTGGTGTTAACTTAATTAAGTCTAAAAAACATCAATATGATATTTTCAAATAACATCATATTTTTATTCAATTTCCCGCTTACAAAAAGTGAAGTTTTACAGACCAAACTGGCTAAATTTACAGACTTTTATTAGGTTTTTTATGTTTTACCCACCAATGTTGATTATTTCAGCCTGACTTAAGCCACAAATAATAAACTAGTCGATAACGTATTCAATGAGTTGTTTACTATGAAAAATAACAAATATTAAAAGAAGGAAGTCGTTGTTATATGAAAATCAATCTTATCGCGCTAGCCGTTGCAGGTACACTTTCAACCACCCTGTTTCTCACGGGATGCCAATCAGCATCAGAAGCGGACAACAAGCAACAATTACAGGTTAGTCCACTATCCGCAAATCCTTTATTTGTTGCTAGCACATTGCAATATCAAGCCCCCGATTTTAACATCATTAAAGATGAGCATTTTCAGCCAGCACTTGAGCAAGGTATTAAAGAGCATTATCAACAAGTACTGATGATTGCTAATAATAATGATAAAGCCACTTTTGCCAACACCATAGTTGCACTGGAAACTAGCGGTGAACTACTCAATAGAGCAGCGAATGTGTTTTATAATTTAGCGAGCACAGACAGTAACCCAACACTGCGAAAAATTCAGGGTGAAATGGCACCCAAAATGGCGGTTCACTCGGATAATATCCAACTCAACTCTGCATTGTTCTCTCGTATTGACTCACTTTATCAACAACGCCAGCAGTTAGGCTTGAGCGCCGAAGAGATCCGTCTGATTGAGGTTTATCATCAGCGCTTTATCATGGCTGGCGCTAAGCTAACCGACCAGCAAAAAGCCCAAATTAGATTACTCAATGAAGAGCAATCAACACTCACCAATGAATTTAGCCAACGCCTACTCAGGCTGACAAAAGAGATTGCAGTTGTTGTTGATTCTGAAGAAGAGCTTGCAGGATTATCTGTAAATGAGCTCCGAGCAGCGAAAGCAGATGCGAGTGCACAAGGTCTTGATGGTAAATATCTGCTAAGTATTACTAATACCACCCGCCAACCTGTATTAGCCAAGCTTGAAAATCGCGAATTGCGCCAACGTGTTTGGCAGGCTTCATCGACTCGCGGAATGAGTGGTGATAACGAAACCGCATCATTGGTGTCACGTTTAGCCCAGCTTCGTGCTGAGCGTGCAGCGCTATTAGGGTACGATAGCTGGGCAGATTATACTCTGGCACCGCAAATGGCTAAGACGCCAGAGGCGGTATATGAAATGTTTGGATCTATGGTGCCCGCTGTTGTCGCTAATACCGAAAAAGAAGCCGCTGATATTCAAATGATGATCAACAAGACTGGCGCTGATTTTACCCTAGCACCATGGGACTGGGCTTTCTACGCTGAAAAAGTACGTAAAGAGAAGTACGATCTCGACGCCGCTTCAATCAAGCCTTACTTCGAATTTAACCGTGTATTGGAAGATGGTGTTTTCTTTACCCTTGAAAAACTCTACGGCGTCACCTTCAAGCCACGTCTAGATTTACCGGTTTACCATAAAGATGTAAAAGCTTATGAAATGTTTGATGTCGATGGCAGTTCGATGGCCATCTTCTATGCCGATCACTTTGCCCGAGAAGGTAAGCGCGGCGGAGCATGGATGAGTGCATTTGTCACTCAATCGACATTACTTAACAGCAAACCTGTCGTTGTTAATGTCATGAATATCAAAAAGGCACCTGAAGGTCAGCCGACGTATGTTAGCTATGATGAAGTGACCACAATGTTCCATGAAATGGGCCATGGCACCCATGGAATGTTTTCAAAAGTCACTTATCCAAGTCTTTCTGGCACGGCTGTTACCCGCGACTTTGTTGAGTTCCCATCAACCTTCGAAGAAGATTGGGCCGCGCACCCTGAAGTACTGGCAAATTACGCTAAACACTATCAAACCGGCGAGATGATCCCCGATGAGCTACTCCAAAAGTTACTTAAGTCGCGCAGCTTTAATCAAGGTTTCGACACTCTTGAGTATATGGCGGCCGCACTGGTGGATTTAGAGTGGCATTCGTTGCCGGCAGATGCGCCGCTTCAAGATGTCCCGCAGTTTGAAGCTGCTGCGTTGAAAAAGCATGGCGTGGATATCGCTGCAGTGCCGCCACGTTATAAATCGACTTACTTTGCTCACGCATTCCCTGGTGGATACTCAGCAAGTTACTACGCCTACATGTGGAGTGAGATCTTAGCTGCTGATGCATTTGCTTATGTACAAACTCAAGGTGGATTAAACCGTGAGATTGGGATGAAATACCGCAAGACCATTCGTGAAGTGGGTAACAGTGTGCCACCGATGGAAGCTTATAAAGCCTTCCGTGGACAAGAGCCGACAACTGAGGCTCTCCTTAAACGACGCGGTTTGAACTAAACATTCACATTGCATCGACAAAAATGCCGCTAAATTTAGCGGCATTTTTAATTAAATCAATTAAATATTCTGTTTGTGTTTTGTACATCAAGCCTCAGTAAGACCTTTTTTTTTAATCAACTAATGCTGATTAAGTAACCTAAGCATAGTGTGTTAGTGTTGATCAAGATCAAGCATATTGTTGCTCTGTGAGTCTACACTCATTAATGTAGCTGTGTTTAAAGCAGTCCGACGCTCCGTTGCAAACGTGTTTTTGTTAGGGGATAACATGAATTTTAAAGACTATTACACGGTATTAGGCATAGATCCTCAAGCGGATGATAAGGCGGTAAAAGCCGCTTATAAAAAACTCGCGGTCAAGTATCATCCCGATGTGAGCAAGCATGATGATGCAGAGGCAAAATTCAAAGAAATTGGTGAAGCTTACGCGATATTACATAACGCTAAAAAGCGTGCTGAATACGATGAAGTGCGTCAGCATCATTTAAACCGAAGCCAAAATCAATATGCAAATCACGCAGCTGGCAGCCAAGATTGGGGCCAACAGCAAAGCGATCCTCAAACGGATCAAGAATTCTCTGATTTTTTCAATTCAATTTTTGGTGGCAGGCATACAGGCTTTGATCCTCACGGCCAATATCAAGGTCGACAGACTCAACCTGCAAAAGGCCAAGACATTGAAATGGAGTTCCCGATGTTTCTTGAAGAAACATTGGCCGACACGCTTAAGCCTGTCTCGTTTACTCTTCAACAACGCGATGCAGATGGTCATATTGTTGAACACCCCAAATCGTTAAAAGTTAACATTCCTGCCGGTGTAGCCAATGGTGAACGTATTCGTCTTAAAGGCCAAGGCGGACCGGGACAAACCAAAGCCGACAACGGTGATTTGTATTTGAAAATTCGTTTTGCGCCTCATCCTTTGTTTGATGTCGACGGGCGAGATTTAACTATTGTAGTGCCTGTCGCACCTTGGGAAGCCGTGCTGGGCACTAAGGTTAAATTACCAACATTAACAGGTCACATCCAATTAAGTATTCCTGCTAATAGTCAATCTGGACAGCGATTACGCATAAAAGGTAAAGGGTTACTGAATAAAAAACAGCAAGGCGATTTATTTGCGCTGCTGAAAATTGTGGTGCCGACGGTATCAGATGATACCAGCAAAAATTTATGGACTGAATTAGCCGAAAAAAATACATTCGACCCTCGTGCCAGTTGGAGTAAATAATCATGCTGCAGATTAATATAAGTGAACAAGATAGTTGGTTGAGCAGTGATGAATTGTGTGAATGCAGCGATATTAGCCTGGCACTACTACTGGAGCTTGTGGAGCATAGTATTGCCATTCCACAGCAGGGGGAGGTGATAGAGCAATGGCAATTTAGTGTCGAGAATTTACATCAAGTTAAAAAAGCCACTCGTATACAACGTGATTTTGCACTTGACTGGGGTGGCGTCGGTTTAATTTTACAATTACTCGATGAAAGAGACAGATTAGAACATGAAGTGTATACGCTAAAACAGCAACTTAACCGTTTTAAGGTATAGCCTTATGCCGCAGCCTTGGCAAGGTTAACGCGCTTTGTGCCTTTATTTGTAGATGCAAAATAAGCGCAGGCTATGTAATGCCCAACGCTTATTTTGAGTCTTTATAGATGCTTATTAAACCGTTTTGCCGCTAATAGTACCCCAAGACAGGTAAAGCTCAGTAGCCACAGTGCATCCTGGCTTAATGACATGACTTCCGCTTCTCTAAGCACAATGCCTCGTACCATACGAATAAAATGGGTTGCAGGTAAAGCTTCCGATACCCATTGTGCTCCAATCGGCATGGCTTCATAAGGAAACATAAATCCAGATAGTAAAATTGAGGGCATCAACACAAAAATGGTTAATTGCATGGCTTGAAGTTGAGTTTTCGCAATAGTACTTATCACTAAGCCTAGTGACAAACTGGCACAGATAAACAAGAAAGACGCCAGTAACAAAGAGTCTAATCCACCGCGGACCGGAACAGCAAAGATCCAGTGCCCAGCGCTAAGAATAATCGCGACTTGGATGAGCCCTACCAAAATGTACGGAATAATTTTACCCAGCATCAGTTCCAATGGCCGAACCGGAGTTGCAATTAAAAACTCCATATTTCCCAGTTCTTGCTCACGTACAATGGCCGCAGATGTAAACATAATCATTGTCATTGTTAGGATAACTGCCAGTAATCCAGGCACAATATTGACCACAGATCGCTGCTCAGGATTAAAGTATTCGACCACTTCAAATGTCGGCACACTCATGCTGGCTGAGCGGTTAGCCACTTCGTCCAACGGTAAATTCTTCAATGAGCGAATTGTTGCGGCTACCATAGTATCGGAACCGTCCAAAAGCCATTGACCTACCGGACGAGTGATTTGCGATGAACCTTGTTTGGCATCAAATGCAGGATGGATGAGTAAACGTTGAGGCAAATCAAGGGGTAAATAAAGTACGGCTTTGACTTCACCATTGGTAATCGCTTTCTCAGCTTGCTCGATAGAATAATATTGATATTGAAAATCCACTGCTTGAGTTGCGATTATCGTCTGAGTGACGGCTCGGCTATAGGTGGTTTGACTCATATCGATGATGCCTGCGGGCACATGGCGAATGTCGGTGTTAATGGCATACCCAAATAGCATTAACTGCAACAATGGGATCATCACTATCATGCCAAATGTCATCCGATCTCGAGACAGTTGCTTCATTTCTTTGACAACAATCGCTACTAATCTATCCCACATTGCGACCTCCGGTGCTGGTGACAAATACGTCTTCAAGACTCGGACGAACAATTTCAAGCTGATATTGCTGACAAATAGAACTCAGGAACTGCAGAGGCTCCGATATCGACTCATTCACCAGGACCCTTAAGCGCGTACCAGATTGAGACGCAGAAATAATTGCATCAACAGTCGACAGTTTCTGTTTTAACTCTCTTATATTATTGCCACTGACTTCGATAACCGTGGCTCCCATTGATTGCATTAAGTCACGCGGCGTGCCATTTGCTCGTCTGATACCATTTTCAAGAATGGCTAAGTGATGACAGCGCTCAGCTTCATCCATGTAGTGCGTCGATACCAAAATCGTTGTGCCACTGTTACTCAGATCAAATAAATGCTCCCAAAAATCACGTCGGTTTTGTGGATCAACGGCTGATGTTGGTTCGTCAAGAAACAGCAGTTCAGGGCGGTGCATCGTGGCACAGGCCAACGCCAAACGTTGTTTTTGTCCACCGCTCATGGTGCCTGCTAGCTGCTTTTGTTGCTGCTCGAGACCATATTGGCCCAGTAAGTCGGTTATGCGTTTTTTGTCTTTAACACTGTAGATAGCCGCCACGAAACGCATATTTTCCAATACCGTCAAATTGTCATATAAGGAAAATTTCTGCGTCATATAGCCGATTCGGCTTTTAAGTAATTCTTCATTTCCTTGCAACGGTAAACCTAAAATGGTGGCTTCGCCCGCAGTAGGCTTTAGTAACCCAGTTAACATTCTGATTAAGGTTGATTTACCACAGCCATTGGGGCCAAGAAAACCGTAAATGCTGCCTTTAGGCACCTGTAAATCGAGTTTATCTACCGCGATTAAATCGCCAAATTGACGGGTTAAGCCTTGTGTTTCGATCACATTTGCTAAGTCATTCATGGTAAACGAACCTCAACACCCAGACCATTAGGCAAGTTTGCATCAATAGGTAAGTCTATTTCGGTTAAATACATTAACCTTGCTCTATCTCGTTCATTTAGAGCAAAGTAAGGTGTAAACGCTGGGCTACTTCTGATATTGCGAACCGTCCCGGTTACTGGGTGTTCATAACCATCAACCCACACAGCTACAGTGTCACCGCGGTTAATTTTACCCAGAGCCGTTGCGGGCAAATATACTCGCGCGTAAAGTCGATCACTGGCTAGCAATGTCACTAATTGCACGTTCGCTGCGACTCGATCGCCAAGTTTCCAAGGTAAAACATCTACCACTCCAGCTTTAGGGGCTCGAATGCTTAATTCGGCTAGAGATTGCTGGGCATCGGCCAATGATGCTTGTGCCGCATCAGCTTGAGCTTGTGCTTGGACAACTTCTTCGCTGCGGGTACCATTTTTAAGCTCTAACCATTGCTGTTTTGCTTGGGTTAATTGTGCAGCTGTTTGATCTTTTATTGCTTTGGCTGAATCAAAATCGGCTTTGGCGACAATTTTTTTAAACCAAAGGTCTTTCATGCGCACATAGTTTCGGTCTGCTTCTTGGGCTTGAGCTTGTACGGCAAGCATTGCTGCATTAGCGGCGGCAAGTTGCTCTAACCGAGTCCCGGTTTGTAATTGCTTAAGTTTTGCTTGGGCTTGAGTCAGCGTCGCTTGTCGTTGGTTAATAAGCCATTGCGCGTGCCGAGGATCAAGTTGAAGTAACAAGTCTCCTGCGTTGACTTGTTGTCCTTCTTTTACCTGTATCGAGCTAATCTGCTCTGTAACCGGCGCTGAAAGCATGATCCGATCCCGTTCAATTAAACCCATTGCGCGGTTACCTTCTTCAGCGGTACAGCCCGCGAAGAGCAAAATAATCGGCAAGTAAATTAGATGAGGTTTCATTTTTGGACTCCTGGTCCTGAAGATTCTAGAGGTGGAACTTGAAACAGTCCTTGATTCATCACCAGCATATTGTGGGCAATCAGTTGGTCTAACATAGACTCGCTCAGGGGGAGATTCATTTGTTTGAGTAACACTTTGGGAGCGATTAATGGAAAGACCATTAAGCTAATAAAGCTTAAGCGGACCCATTTGGGATCGAGCTGTGGGTTGATTTTTTGTTGGTCGGATAATTCTTTAATCCAGTCGCCTGCATAACCGAGCATTTCATGAATAACATTCGATACTATGATGAATGCCTCATCACTGGCCTGTTGATTTAATGATTGGAAAATTAGCCGAGGCAGGGCGGGGACATGTTCCATTATGCGATAATAAGCGCGCATTAATGCTTCAGGTGAGTTCTGTTGTTTTTTTAAATCATGCTTGAATACACTGGCCACAGGAGCAATGGTTTCTCTCACCATGGTTTCAAACAAACCAGCTTTAGAATCAAAGTAATAACGGATCATTGCTGCATCTACGCCAGCACGCCGAGCGAGTTCGCGAATAGACACACGATCGTAGCTGTTATGAAGAAAGCATCCTTTTGCCGCCTCTATCAGTGCCGCGCGAGTTTGTGTCTCCCCTTTGGGTCTTCCCGGTTTATCAGCCATATCAAACTCCGTTAATTCATCTATTGATGAATAATAACAAATACTGACTAAGAGAATAGGATATTAATTCCCCAATATAGGATCTCGTGCGGAATTATATTAATAAGCCGTATTTTGGTAAGACCAATAATTATCGCGCAGCAAGCTCAATAATTCATTTTATCAACTAAGCTATAATATGGTTTAAGTAATTATATTAGCGTAAAAAAATGGCCTGAATAATAATGAATATGATTAAAAGCTAACTCTCTAATGGCGCAAGAAATGAATATATTTTTCGCGTATCTTGCTGTGTGTAAAAATTAATCTTGTTGAGTTTTTAGCAGGAAAAAATCTAATAATAGTCTACTGAGGCTAAATCAACTCTTATATCCTCATAAGATCAACTATTACAATATTGAATAAAGATAATTTATAGGGAAATATATTTAATATACAGCAGTTTATTTATAATTATTTTTGATTCAGTTGATTGTTTTTAAAGAGGATTATTTTTGTAAATATGCTTGATTTCTAAATAATCCTGAAATGATGAGCTTATTTTGTTAAAATCCCCACCAAGAACTGAATTGAGTGTCAAATTTACAGGGCTGGCGGCTCTAACAGAGGATTTATGAAGATAAATAAGGACAAATACAGTATAGATAATACCGATTATACTGTGGGGCAGGATAATATCCAAAAATGGGGCTTTGATATTCATAATTCCGTTTTTGGTATTAGTGCAGGTCTAATAGCGACCTTTTTAATTGCAATTTTAATTATTGATCCGGCAACATCAAAAGAATTTTTGGACGGTTTGAAATGGCAGATTATAGACGCTTTTGACAGTCTATTTATGTGGTCTGCGAATTTTTTCGTGCTCTTCTGTATCGGATTAATTTTATCTCCTTACGGTAAAATTCGTTTAGGTGGCGATGATGCTAAAGCGGACTATTCTAGGCTTTCTTGGATAGCAATGCTCTTTGCTGCTGGTATGGGGATTGGTTTGATGTTTTGGGGGGTTGCTGAGCCCTTAGCGTATTACACTGGTTGGTATGAAACGCCACTGAATGTGGTTGCTAATACACCTGAAGCGGCAGAGCTTGCTCTTGGTGCAACTATGTTCCATTGGGGATTACACCCATGGTCAATTTATGGCGTTGTTGCTTTGTCTATGGCTTTCTTTGCTTATAACAAAGGTTTGCCACTTTCAATACGCTCTGCTTTTTATCCTATCTTGGGTGACCGTACTTGGGGTTGGCCTGGACACATTATTGATATCTTAGCGGTATTAGCCACATTATTTGGTCTTGCAACGTCATTAGGTTTAGGTGCTCAACAAGCCGCTGGCGGATTCCAACATGTTTTTGGTATCGAAGCTGACTTAACCTTACAAATCACGATTATTGTGGTTGTCACATTACTTGCCGTTATTTCTGTGGTACGTGGTCTTGAAGGCGGTGTTAAAGTGATCAGTAACATCAATATGTTACTTGCGGTTGCTTTACTTGTGTTTGTTGCACTTGTTACTTTTGCCGTTTCCATGGGGACGATTCCGACCACGGTAATGGGCTATGTTAAAAATATTATTCCATTGAGCAATCCTATCGGTCGTGAAGATGAAGCTTGGATGCATGGTTGGACTGTGTTTTATTGGGCTTGGTGGATTTCTTGGTCTCCGTTTGTGGGTATGTTTATTGCTCGTATTTCACGCGGCAG
The Shewanella vesiculosa DNA segment above includes these coding regions:
- a CDS encoding HlyD family secretion protein, with the translated sequence MKPHLIYLPIILLFAGCTAEEGNRAMGLIERDRIMLSAPVTEQISSIQVKEGQQVNAGDLLLQLDPRHAQWLINQRQATLTQAQAKLKQLQTGTRLEQLAAANAAMLAVQAQAQEADRNYVRMKDLWFKKIVAKADFDSAKAIKDQTAAQLTQAKQQWLELKNGTRSEEVVQAQAQADAAQASLADAQQSLAELSIRAPKAGVVDVLPWKLGDRVAANVQLVTLLASDRLYARVYLPATALGKINRGDTVAVWVDGYEHPVTGTVRNIRSSPAFTPYFALNERDRARLMYLTEIDLPIDANLPNGLGVEVRLP
- a CDS encoding ABC transporter ATP-binding protein codes for the protein MNDLANVIETQGLTRQFGDLIAVDKLDLQVPKGSIYGFLGPNGCGKSTLIRMLTGLLKPTAGEATILGLPLQGNEELLKSRIGYMTQKFSLYDNLTVLENMRFVAAIYSVKDKKRITDLLGQYGLEQQQKQLAGTMSGGQKQRLALACATMHRPELLFLDEPTSAVDPQNRRDFWEHLFDLSNSGTTILVSTHYMDEAERCHHLAILENGIRRANGTPRDLMQSMGATVIEVSGNNIRELKQKLSTVDAIISASQSGTRLRVLVNESISEPLQFLSSICQQYQLEIVRPSLEDVFVTSTGGRNVG
- a CDS encoding TetR/AcrR family transcriptional regulator; the encoded protein is MADKPGRPKGETQTRAALIEAAKGCFLHNSYDRVSIRELARRAGVDAAMIRYYFDSKAGLFETMVRETIAPVASVFKHDLKKQQNSPEALMRAYYRIMEHVPALPRLIFQSLNQQASDEAFIIVSNVIHEMLGYAGDWIKELSDQQKINPQLDPKWVRLSFISLMVFPLIAPKVLLKQMNLPLSESMLDQLIAHNMLVMNQGLFQVPPLESSGPGVQK
- a CDS encoding DnaJ C-terminal domain-containing protein, with amino-acid sequence MNFKDYYTVLGIDPQADDKAVKAAYKKLAVKYHPDVSKHDDAEAKFKEIGEAYAILHNAKKRAEYDEVRQHHLNRSQNQYANHAAGSQDWGQQQSDPQTDQEFSDFFNSIFGGRHTGFDPHGQYQGRQTQPAKGQDIEMEFPMFLEETLADTLKPVSFTLQQRDADGHIVEHPKSLKVNIPAGVANGERIRLKGQGGPGQTKADNGDLYLKIRFAPHPLFDVDGRDLTIVVPVAPWEAVLGTKVKLPTLTGHIQLSIPANSQSGQRLRIKGKGLLNKKQQGDLFALLKIVVPTVSDDTSKNLWTELAEKNTFDPRASWSK
- a CDS encoding BCCT family transporter, encoding MKINKDKYSIDNTDYTVGQDNIQKWGFDIHNSVFGISAGLIATFLIAILIIDPATSKEFLDGLKWQIIDAFDSLFMWSANFFVLFCIGLILSPYGKIRLGGDDAKADYSRLSWIAMLFAAGMGIGLMFWGVAEPLAYYTGWYETPLNVVANTPEAAELALGATMFHWGLHPWSIYGVVALSMAFFAYNKGLPLSIRSAFYPILGDRTWGWPGHIIDILAVLATLFGLATSLGLGAQQAAGGFQHVFGIEADLTLQITIIVVVTLLAVISVVRGLEGGVKVISNINMLLAVALLVFVALVTFAVSMGTIPTTVMGYVKNIIPLSNPIGREDEAWMHGWTVFYWAWWISWSPFVGMFIARISRGRTVREFLATVLIVPTVVTILWMSVFGGIAIDQVINNVGTLGSKGLTEVPLAMFQMFDSLPLGNLLSMLAVLLVLVFFITSSDSGSLVIDSITAGGKIDAPIPQRIFWAVIEGAIAAVLLWVGGTEAIEALQAGAISTGLPFTIILLIMCVSLLLGMRTEKHNKG
- a CDS encoding ABC transporter permease — translated: MWDRLVAIVVKEMKQLSRDRMTFGMIVMIPLLQLMLFGYAINTDIRHVPAGIIDMSQTTYSRAVTQTIIATQAVDFQYQYYSIEQAEKAITNGEVKAVLYLPLDLPQRLLIHPAFDAKQGSSQITRPVGQWLLDGSDTMVAATIRSLKNLPLDEVANRSASMSVPTFEVVEYFNPEQRSVVNIVPGLLAVILTMTMIMFTSAAIVREQELGNMEFLIATPVRPLELMLGKIIPYILVGLIQVAIILSAGHWIFAVPVRGGLDSLLLASFLFICASLSLGLVISTIAKTQLQAMQLTIFVLMPSILLSGFMFPYEAMPIGAQWVSEALPATHFIRMVRGIVLREAEVMSLSQDALWLLSFTCLGVLLAAKRFNKHL
- a CDS encoding M3 family metallopeptidase; this encodes MKINLIALAVAGTLSTTLFLTGCQSASEADNKQQLQVSPLSANPLFVASTLQYQAPDFNIIKDEHFQPALEQGIKEHYQQVLMIANNNDKATFANTIVALETSGELLNRAANVFYNLASTDSNPTLRKIQGEMAPKMAVHSDNIQLNSALFSRIDSLYQQRQQLGLSAEEIRLIEVYHQRFIMAGAKLTDQQKAQIRLLNEEQSTLTNEFSQRLLRLTKEIAVVVDSEEELAGLSVNELRAAKADASAQGLDGKYLLSITNTTRQPVLAKLENRELRQRVWQASSTRGMSGDNETASLVSRLAQLRAERAALLGYDSWADYTLAPQMAKTPEAVYEMFGSMVPAVVANTEKEAADIQMMINKTGADFTLAPWDWAFYAEKVRKEKYDLDAASIKPYFEFNRVLEDGVFFTLEKLYGVTFKPRLDLPVYHKDVKAYEMFDVDGSSMAIFYADHFAREGKRGGAWMSAFVTQSTLLNSKPVVVNVMNIKKAPEGQPTYVSYDEVTTMFHEMGHGTHGMFSKVTYPSLSGTAVTRDFVEFPSTFEEDWAAHPEVLANYAKHYQTGEMIPDELLQKLLKSRSFNQGFDTLEYMAAALVDLEWHSLPADAPLQDVPQFEAAALKKHGVDIAAVPPRYKSTYFAHAFPGGYSASYYAYMWSEILAADAFAYVQTQGGLNREIGMKYRKTIREVGNSVPPMEAYKAFRGQEPTTEALLKRRGLN
- a CDS encoding chaperone modulator CbpM, whose amino-acid sequence is MLQINISEQDSWLSSDELCECSDISLALLLELVEHSIAIPQQGEVIEQWQFSVENLHQVKKATRIQRDFALDWGGVGLILQLLDERDRLEHEVYTLKQQLNRFKV
- a CDS encoding PotD/PotF family extracellular solute-binding protein; translation: MKIGKYLRVNNLFLTGILMSTNTLAVTLNILEWEGYISPFKEDFEVYAKSKGMEVELNIMDPYITDPELIFNKLRARAADVTTPTHNYYKMNKNRLLLVLQPIDFSRLSHYPKVLNSLRNSQYDEFKGKKYSVPLLGGSYGLAYNAAKRDEPKSWEELWQPENKAKFAITGDQFEANIYTTLLVLGYPPESFYDIDAIEFDKPKVQAKLTSLVQNADSFWNGMADVERMKDLELATTYWFGVAAANKSGQNWKLATPKEGQTVWLDTLAIGRHVKGEKLDAAYLLIDFMISEPVQKRILEMYGSIIVNGATAKLLDPQLVKDARVGDETFFSEQYLWRPLSSRTRNTYKQMWNKAMDK